The stretch of DNA AAAACTTCTGTATTTTACTGCAAGGAAGGAGCCGGCTGCCGTGATCCTGTCCTCTTCTGCTCAGGATTCCCCGGCATGTAGAGAAATCCTGTAAAAAGAATATAAGTCAGGCAACGGAGGCAAACCTGTACCCGCCTTTGGGAACGACAATTTCAAAGTTCACTCCTCCCCCTTCCTTTCCGTTCTCTGTTATCGAGATACCGGTAATCGAGAGGATTTCACGCGACAGGAACAGCCCGAGGCCCGTGTGTTTGCCGAAACCCTTCCTGAAGAGTTTGTCCCTGTCTCCGTCTGTGATGCCGACACCATTGTCGCGGTAATAAATAACAAGACTGCCACCTTTTTCCGAGTAGGAGAAACCAATGGTGTTTACATTCTCACCATGACGGAGGGAGTTCTCTATCAGATTATAAAATACCTTTTCGGTAAGGGGATCACAGAATATTTCAAGTCCGTGTAGGGCATTTTTAAATTTAATACCGTCAAGATCAAGTGTTTTGGCAACGAAATCTGCCATATTCCCTGTATCCTGCCATCCCGGTTCATTTACTCCTATATCCTGGTACTGCCGGGTGAATTCGATCTGGTGCTGGATTGCATTTACCGCCTCTTTTTCCTTCTCAATATATTTCCGCATCTCCGGGTTTTCGATAAAATCCTCCGAGAGTTCGATATATCCCCGGACTGCCATGATCGTATTCAGGATGTCGTGTCTCGTAATGGACGAGAGCATATTGAGCTTGTTGTTTATAACCGACAGGGCCTCTTCGGCCATTTTACGTTCGGTGATGTCCTGGTTTACACCCCATAGCTTTACGGTCCTGCCGTTTTCATCTTTAATCGCCCTTATAGAGACATTGATATACCTGATCTCCCCGTCTCTGCGGATAATCCTGTGCTCCACCTGTGCGACATAGTTGCGATCAGTGCTCTCAATGGCTTTCCCCGCCTCTTCCGGCACGACGAAACGCTCTTCCGTCGGGATGAACCTCTCCGCGTACTGTTCGGCGGTCATGGTGTCCCCCTCTCTCTCTTTTGTGGTGCCGTAGAGTGCATAGAACCTGTCGTCGAAACTGAAGTTGTCCGATTCAACATCGTACTCCCAGTTGGCGAGCTTCGCAAGATCCATGGCATCGCCCATTTTTATCTTGTTCTTTCTTAGCTGCTCGCTGGTTTTTATGAACCTTGTTACATCCCATACCAGGGAGATCACACGGTCATTCCCCGGAACCGGGATGCTTTTGGCATTGATATAAGTGGTTTCGCCGTCACTGCGTGATATGGGGATAGAGTCCCAGGACATCCTCTCCGGATCACCGCTCATGTAGTCTTCAAGAATCCGTGCTTTAATTTGTTCCCTGAAAACCGGATCTTCAAATGCATTCTCCCAGAACGCTTCGGGCACTGTGAGCGCTTCCCTTGTTATCCTGTAGAATTTCAGGAAATGATCATTGAAGTATTCAAAGGATGTCTCCGGGCCGGCGGTATGAATAGCGATGCCTACCGGGAGGCTGTCAAGTATTTTCCTGAAATAATCTTCCCTCATTGCTAATGCCTCTTCAGTTCAGCAGCCGGTAAGATCGCGGCCAGCTTATCGTTAATTTTTTTTGGTTTTATATTCCGGGTAGATCTCACAGTCTGCTCCACTGCTCCCTCTTATCTGATAGTTATGAAATATCCGCAATTAAATTTCCTATTGTCCAATTACCGTGCCGCCCGGGACATCCCGGAGAGAAAAACAGGCATATGAATGCATAAAAATGCCGGGAATCACCGGATTCTCATTTATTCATGAATTTAATTAACAAGTTAAATAATATGAAATTGAAATAGGGATTAAATGTACTCCGTCCTCTATGTTGATGATGAGCCCCTCCTTCTCGGGATCACCAAGGTTTATCTTGAAAAGGACGGGGATTTATCTGTCGATACCGTTGAGTCGCCTGAAGAGGCAATTTCAATTTTAAAAGACAGGCCGTACGATATAGTCGTATCCGATTACCAGATGCCCGGGATGGACGGAATCGAATTTTTAAAAGAACTTCGCCGGTCGGGAAACGACATACCTTTCATAATATTTACCGGAAAGGGCAGGGAGGAGGTCGTAATAGAGGCATTTGAGTCAGGTGCCGATTCCTATCTGCAGAAGGGAGGAGATCCGAAGGCCCAGTTTGCGGAACTGGTTCATAAGATCAAAAAGTCTGTCAACGGCCATAATGCAGAGACGGCTTTGGCGGAGAGCGAAATGAAATTCAGGGGTATTGTTGAAAATTCACCGGATTTAATAATCCGAAGAGATTCGGAAGGGGTGGCTGTCTATGTCTCGCCGTCTTCAGAAAAGCTACTCGGGTATAAACCCGAAGAACTTATCGGACTTCACTATTCGGAGATATTGGGGCCGGAAGAGACGGAAAGGGTTGAAAGGCACAATTCCATACTATACTCCGGAGGAAAACCGGGTCCGATCCAGCTTAAGATACGTAAAAAAGACGGCTCATATGCAGATCTCGAAAGCTCGGCCGTCTTTCTGAACGGCAGGGATGCTTCAGACGGGGTACAGACAATTTCCAGGGATATTTCATCCCGCAGAGAGGCTGAAAACAGTATCCGGGAAAAGGACGAACTATACGTGAATCTTGCCGAAAATGTTCCGGGGATGATCTATGTTATCGATGAAGGAGGACGGCTTTTATACCTGAATAATTCGGCAGCGTCCGGGCTCGGGAAGAAAAAGGAAGAGGTTTTGGGGAAAACTCTTTTCGAAATATTTCCCGAAGAGCAGGCTGAAGGCCATATGAAGGGGGTGCTTGGAGTGTTACGATCGGGAGAACCATTTTACCGCGAGATGATTGAGAGCCTCCCTACAGGAGACTTTTGGTTCAGTGTCAGTTTACTGCCTCTTAAAGATCACGACGGAATATCCACAGGTGTTCTTGGTGTATCATATGATATTACAAGCCGCAAGACGACCGAAGAGGCCCTGAAAAGATCGGAGATCCAGTATGCAGAGACTCTTGACGCAGTGACGGACGCGGTATTCGTGGTTGACAGAGATCTCAAATTCCTGTTGGTAAATAAGGCTTTTCGGAGATTGTCAGGAGAACTTGGTTTTGAAATTCCGGATGATATATCCGGCCCCGGGATGAGGGATCTCCTTCGTTTTCTTCCGCCTGCCGTATTTGACGAGTACGGGAAATTTTTCCCGGATGGAAAAACGGTTTCAGGAGAAGAAGAGATCGTCCTTCCCGGTGGAACGGTCGTTGTCGCCTCAACGAAAATTCCTGTCTTCAGCGACGGAGATGTTATAAGAGTCGTTACCGTCATCCATGATATTACCCGGAAAAAGGAGTGGGGGCGGGGTTTAAAAACAGGAGCCTGACACCGGTTCTGAAATAAACACGAGATCAAAGATAGTGATAGATATGAAAGAAGAAAGCGACAGTCGAAGTGGAGATAAAGGCCTGGTTCTGAGAAAAAAAGTCCTCGAACTTGCCGGGCCGAAGGGCCAGAGCATACTGGATATCGGGGCGGGTCCTCTTTCGATTTTTGCTGTAAAGGAGTACGACTGTACGGTCACTTCCGTCGATATCGACAGGGAGAAGATCGAGGCATGGAGAGAAAAGGCGGAGACGGAGGGCGTATCCGGCAGGATCGCTTTTAAGGAGGATGATGTCACGGCCCTGTCCTTTTCCGATGACGAGTTCGATATGGCACTCTGTTTCGGCTCCCTCCACCACATTGCTCCGGGCGAAAGAAGGAAGGCGGTCCTGGAGGTCTCGCGTGTAGCCCGCGGGCGGAT from Methanolacinia petrolearia DSM 11571 encodes:
- a CDS encoding class I SAM-dependent methyltransferase encodes the protein MKEESDSRSGDKGLVLRKKVLELAGPKGQSILDIGAGPLSIFAVKEYDCTVTSVDIDREKIEAWREKAETEGVSGRIAFKEDDVTALSFSDDEFDMALCFGSLHHIAPGERRKAVLEVSRVARGRIVISDFTTEGLLEIHPGGEFEPVNFDHLKEILESKGSLEIIPLEKMMVYIVEK
- a CDS encoding PAS domain-containing sensor histidine kinase, translated to MREDYFRKILDSLPVGIAIHTAGPETSFEYFNDHFLKFYRITREALTVPEAFWENAFEDPVFREQIKARILEDYMSGDPERMSWDSIPISRSDGETTYINAKSIPVPGNDRVISLVWDVTRFIKTSEQLRKNKIKMGDAMDLAKLANWEYDVESDNFSFDDRFYALYGTTKEREGDTMTAEQYAERFIPTEERFVVPEEAGKAIESTDRNYVAQVEHRIIRRDGEIRYINVSIRAIKDENGRTVKLWGVNQDITERKMAEEALSVINNKLNMLSSITRHDILNTIMAVRGYIELSEDFIENPEMRKYIEKEKEAVNAIQHQIEFTRQYQDIGVNEPGWQDTGNMADFVAKTLDLDGIKFKNALHGLEIFCDPLTEKVFYNLIENSLRHGENVNTIGFSYSEKGGSLVIYYRDNGVGITDGDRDKLFRKGFGKHTGLGLFLSREILSITGISITENGKEGGGVNFEIVVPKGGYRFASVA
- a CDS encoding PAS domain S-box protein produces the protein MYSVLYVDDEPLLLGITKVYLEKDGDLSVDTVESPEEAISILKDRPYDIVVSDYQMPGMDGIEFLKELRRSGNDIPFIIFTGKGREEVVIEAFESGADSYLQKGGDPKAQFAELVHKIKKSVNGHNAETALAESEMKFRGIVENSPDLIIRRDSEGVAVYVSPSSEKLLGYKPEELIGLHYSEILGPEETERVERHNSILYSGGKPGPIQLKIRKKDGSYADLESSAVFLNGRDASDGVQTISRDISSRREAENSIREKDELYVNLAENVPGMIYVIDEGGRLLYLNNSAASGLGKKKEEVLGKTLFEIFPEEQAEGHMKGVLGVLRSGEPFYREMIESLPTGDFWFSVSLLPLKDHDGISTGVLGVSYDITSRKTTEEALKRSEIQYAETLDAVTDAVFVVDRDLKFLLVNKAFRRLSGELGFEIPDDISGPGMRDLLRFLPPAVFDEYGKFFPDGKTVSGEEEIVLPGGTVVVASTKIPVFSDGDVIRVVTVIHDITRKKEWGRGLKTGA